Within Carassius carassius chromosome 8, fCarCar2.1, whole genome shotgun sequence, the genomic segment cacttgctagcctgtttcatttacgtgttctccgaatgctaaagaggagtctcgcctaacctctgaaggaagtgacttggaaggaccagtcctgccaaggaagtatccttgacattgagaaacgccttaTGTTTATCTTTTTTGCTCAGTGTGACATCACATAGTGCATGTTAATACCTCTAGTTTTTGTGTTCATCTCATCAGAAACCCTTGTGACCCTTATTGTGTCTCTTTGGGATTTAAAGTCCCACTGTGGGTTTTTCCTCCCTTAGGTTCAGTGAAATTTACCATTTTTCCACCACAGTCAGCTATAATGAGGACTGATCTGTCTTAAAATGAGACAGTTTTTTCACAGATGGGTCACTGGTTGAATAATTAGAGGAGGAGCTGGACTAACTGAAATCCATTTGGAACATCTGTCTTGGTTTCTGATTAAAAAGAACAAAAGTCACAGTTCTATTCCTTTTGTACTATTTGGCATGAAGAGAGAATTTATTCTGAGCTAGGCTTAGTTATATGTGTGTGAGGTTTGTGCTGTTCTTGAGGTTTCATGGTGAAAGGATGGTCACAAAATTATGTACTCGCACCtaataattttcaaataataaatatacattgtgTGATATAATTTCACTGAGATACACATTCAAAAGTTGTGGTCTgtgagaaattaatactttaatttagcaaggacacatcaAACATGACAGCAGAaacttttataatgtttataatttcaatttcaaataaatgctttcatttaacatttctatccattaataaatttcattttaaaatatatttacatagaaaacagttgtaataatattacacgatcttactgtattttttagcAAATTAATGCGGCCTaaagatgtaaataaaaaaaaatgaacagttaTGAGCAATAAATTTGCCATTGTGATATATAGTTGCAATTGTtagaaataaataagaaatttagaaaaattaattcatttcagttttgtcattaattactcaccctcatgcccaaacctgtaagacctttgttcatctttggaacacaaattaagatatttttgattaggaatgcacaataaatatcgcccgatatttaatgcgcatcttgtcagcaATGCCGGTTCTGAAAACAACAGTAAATCTCAATACGTGCGTGATTTCACGTGGAGCAGCATTACTACACACAGCTGTTGTTCACTGACATGCTGCGCACAATGGGCGATATTTATTGTGCATtcctatttttgatgaaatccaaaagCTTTCTGACTCTGCAGATGGCAATggaactaccatgttcaaggcccagaaatgtagcaaggacatcattaaaatagtccatgtgacatcagtggttcaaccttcaatttatgaagctatgagatcATTTTCtccgcaaagaaaacaaaaataatgaaaaattccTCATCAGTATTCAACCTGTGTTCATGAGAGTACCATGACtcaattatcatttttgggtgaacgatccctttagaTAAGAGTACTGATGTTTTGTtactttatgtaaaataaatgtttattgtgaTTTGTGATTTAGTGTTCTGTAAGCATGGATCAAAACTTTAATGATCTCACAGCAGTGTTCTGTTGAACATTAATTATTGCTGTCCTTGGAGCTAAAATCAATATGATTCACTGTTGTCTGCACAGTTGGCCTGGGAAAGCACTGCTGATACTTTCAATAAATGATAGCAATTGTTTCTAGCTTCAGTCCTGATGATGGCCTGTGTCTGTGTGCTGATGCTGCTGTTCTTGTGTCCAGATGAAGAATGATGGGAAGACTCATGAAGTGTTTGACCTGGCACAGTATGAGCGCTCGGAGGAACTGCGAAAGGCCAAGAGCCATAGCAAGAAGAACCACAGTCGATTTACCCTGCTCCGATGCCAACGCCCTGGAAACAAGGTAAGAACAAAACATTATGATgttatggtttaaaaaaataggGTACAATCCAATGTGTGCCTCTTTTACTTTTCTGGGGTCTGAGGTTTCTTAATTTattgcacagtaaaaaaaaaaaaagaagaatctgTCAATCAACATCAAAGTACTATTTGATGAAATTTTAAAAGAGTTAATAACTTCAAAAACATGTAGATTTTGCAATGAGGAACTGATTCCTTAGTGAAAAGATCAAGGAAAAtatgtttgtatttgttttttccaTAGACCCTAAAAATGCACGtttggaaattcaaaataacaccatcatttattttaaaatctttgatagtttatatttgaatatatttttttcctccattAGAGCCCCAATCTTGTATTTCTGGCCGTCAGTCCAGAGGAGAAGGAATCTTGGATCAGTGTTTTAAATAATGCTATTACCAGAGCTAAGAATCGTGTGCTGGATGAGGTGAGTACAGACATTtcatatattctttatttattccttgcTGTTTAATGCTCATCTTCCCACCTATATTTTAGCTTTCCACTCCTGCAGTCTCTTCCCACACTCCATCTTCTCATTAGTCAGTCTCTTTCTGTttatatttctttctcttttatatTCTAGTGCTAACCCTCTTCCATTACCTATTCAATTTTTCTATCTTCCTGTCATTATTAGTGTTTTGAACTTTTAGGATACtggaaatgtaataaaaaatttttttttacaaaagcaataaatgtggaaaatattaacttttttttttcttattcccaTGAAAAACATTTCAGCTAAGCACTGTTCAACCATCAGTATTATTATACACCTGattgtgtgaaatattataatattaaaatatatgttattGATAtataaagtttggggtcagtaagtttttttttgtcaaataaatttattttctcattaataaagaaactttttacattgttacaaaaaatctatttaaaaaaagtgctgttcttttgaactttcttcttatcaaaaaataactgatttttaacattgataatagttagaaatgtttcttgagcaccaaatcagcattataGAGTATAATTATTGTGGTTCgtttgacactgaaaactggcgTAAAAACTGCAgagaattcagctttacatcacaggaataaattacattttaaaatgtattaaaaatagaagactgttttagtatattttaaagtattacttttttattttatttttccaaatgcacccttgagcataagagacttcttttcttTATTGCTCTAGCcacaaaaatttaaatgagctttcTTGTATCTAATAGAAACTGATAACAACTTTATCTGTAGGAAATGATGTCACAGTCTTGTTTTCACTTATAAAAGCACTGCATTTCATATAGCAGAAACCCACTTTTGTGAATTTAACAGCATCTGCATGTAGCACCTTCTATATATAAATCTGCAAATTCATTTTCACACCAACAACTGCTGGATTAAACTGAGATGAATGTGAAACTAATTAACACTTGATGTCATATAGGCCTTTTGTGTTGTGTAAATTAGAAACCATATAAGGCTGGTGAAAATGATTGTGTTAGTatagttttcttttgtttttctctgcAGGTCACGATTGAGGAGGAGAGTCTTCTGGCTCACCCTACTCGCGATCGGGCCAAGATCCCACTTGGGCGCCGTTTGCCCACACGGGGTCATCTCATGGCTGTGGTGGGTGGCATTCTTGTTCAGACTATGATTCAGAGGACTGTTGTTGTTTGTCTGTTTATATTGGTGTGCGCCAGAGAAAATGTACTGACTTCATGGCACTAGGTGGTTGTTTGGCACAGTAGTGATGAAACTTAAATGCAGCTATTTATAACTAGACTGCATAACAGATAGTCCAGAAAACTTTACTGAAACCTAACTATTCAAAAGTATGTTTCCTCATTTAACAAGTTTTACACATGATATGAATGTTTATCTTTCAGTTGTATCTCTTTGACTGGgattctgttatttttattttgttattctgtTAATTTATCTGTTGTTTTCCATCTAAAttgtcaaaatgtttttaatgacccCAAATAAAagttttgggatcagtaagatttatttatttatttaagaaatcagttttctttattaattgtctttattctgcaaggatgcattaatctgATCAAAACATACAGTAAAGACTTACTTTCTATTTTAGAAAAGTTTTATCTGAAATAATTGCAGCTCtgtacttttaattaattaaagaataatccactgttcaaaggtttggggtaaaatgttttaaaaataattaatacttttattaagaggcacaactgtattcaacactgataataatatgtattgtttcttgagcaccaaatcatcaatgatttatgaaggatcatgtgacatggaagactagagtaatgactgctgaaaattcagctctggcatcacaggaataaatgagaacagttcttttaaattgtaatattatttaacaatattgctatttactgtatttttgatcaaataaatgcagccttgctgacatgtaaaaaacatgtaaaacatcTTACTCACCCCAAACCTACATGTGCATAcatttggtttaatatttttaacactattttaaaatgaatctgTTATAAATTAGGCTTATCcgctaaaaaacaaataaaagtgagTAAATAAGAGCGAGTGTCtctttaatagaaaaaaaagtgttttatgcgTTCTTGTTTTAGGGCTCTGCTTCCTCTGATGGAATGCTGACACTGGATTTGGTGAATGAGGAGGATGCTGGTATGCTGGATGATGATCAGGATGGGTGGTTgaaggaccatctggctcctggCCGTCGACGTGCTGGCACTGATGCATCCAGGCCACCGGCCTCCATTACAGACAGCAAAGTAAAAACCAGCAGCTTGCCACGCAGGAGCGAGTTCTCCTGGAGCCATGAAAACCAGCCTCACACACCTCAAAATGAGAAGAAGTTAGCTCAGGGCCGTAACCGATGTGCTTCCATGGATGACGCTCTGTCCCGAGGAGAGcgaaaaccaaacaagaagaaTGGGGTCCAGGCAACACTGGCCCAGAGTCCCACGAGCCACCTGCAGGAACTAATCAGCCAGCGGCTGCAGAGGACTCAAGAGCTCCTAGCGGAAATTCAGGAACAGGAACCCCAACGGGGCAGGATGGGATCTTACTCCTACTTAAGAGTCATTGACTCCCCTCGTCTGCGCCACCTCAAGGGCTCTGATTCACCGCACTCCAAGGGCTCAAGCTCACATAGCTCACCCCACAGCAAAGGCACAGATTCACCCTCAGTAAGGGTGAGAGATTCACCTGGTTCCAAAGGGAAAGAATCTCCACATGTGAAGTCAAAGGATTCGCCCCGTTTTAAGTCATCCAAATCCCCTCATTCCAAGAGCGCACTTCGTTCGAAGAGCATCGACTCACCCGATTCAAAAGAATCAAGTTCACCTCATACCAAATGCATTGATCTGACCCACATTAAAGGTTCAGACTCGCCTCTGTCCACTGGCTCAAACTCGCCCCCTATGAAGTCTACAGACCCTGCTTTTTTTCGGATCTCTTACTCTCCCCAGTTCAAAAGCATGAAGGGTGCTGATTCTCCTCTCAGTGAAGCTTTGGACTGGGACAGCAGGAGGGCAGCTGCTGAGCGGCTCTTACAAGAGGCCATTTCCTCCTGGCGAGAAGCTAGAGAGGTTCTGGCTGAGGTGAAGGAGCTACAAGCCAGACAGCAGCGGGCAGAGCACAGTAAAACTGGAACATTCACAACACCCTCACAGAATCGCAAGCAAAAAAGCCCCTGACCAAATCTTTAGTCAGTCATAGTGCTTTCTAAGACTTGTAAACCTTTACAATGAATGCAAGGAAGGAGAACAATAGGTGGAACTTTCTGTCTTGCCCACATCACAAACTATTATTCTGTTTTATCTCAGtctattgtttatatattaactGTTGTTCCTCTTGACACCTCAACTCTTTGTCTTTGCACTTTGAACAATTGTATTTTTACTTGTAAGTATTTCAAGGCTGTACTTCTTCTTTTGTCATTGGTAATGTGGAATGCTACTCATGATTAAACTGGTTTATAGTTCTCTCTTTGCAGAAACAGCTCAGGTGAAAAAACTGAAGTGAATGTTAAGCTTTGTGCGGAAAAAAAGTTTCAGGTCAAGGTTAGCAATGGTCCTAGACACAAATGCATTTTAGCAAGTCTATATACTCCCTATTATCAAGTGGATCAATTATAATAAgcatttcaaaatatttgtatattttctccCAAATCACTAAAGatgatcacattttaaaaaataaaatgtttttcttgttaCTGTAGTTTTTATTTAACAGAGTTTGAGTATCTAACTAGAGCAGTCAGTATTGTTGGTAGGAGTGGAAAATTCTAGCTTTCTATTTGATAACGTTTTTGATTCGATTCCAATTCATTTAGTCAAGTTTGCTTCTGATCATGCTCTAAAGACTGATTCAAAAGTTGCTTTTTGAACAGTTTTGATTCCAAAAGACAccgttcataagagtcatttgttcgtgAATCATACTGGTCGTGACTCGCGTTAATTGTTTGTTCGCGTCTTGTGATCGTTTACAGCCAGCAAGGACAGCTCATTATTTTCCCGGTCTTCAACGTACTCACATTCACagctcaggtaaaaaaaaaaaaatgtatatatatatatatatagatatatatagatatatatatatatatatatacagcacagaccaaaagtttggacacaccttctcattcaaagagttttctttattttcatgactatgaaaattgtagattcacactgaaaactatgaattaacacatatggaattatatacataacaaaaaagtgtgaaataactgaaaataattcatattctaggttcttcaaagtagccaccttttgctttgattactgctttgcacactcttggcattctcttgatgagcttcaagaggtagtcacctgaaatggtcttccaacagtcttgaaggagttccccgagagatgcttagcacttgttggcccttttgccttcagtctgcggtccagctcacccctaaaccatctcgattgggttcaggtccggtgactgtggaggccaggtcatctggcgcagcaccccatcactctccttcttggtcaaatagcccttgatgccttcagtgtgaatctacagttttcatagtcatgaaaataaagaaaactctttgaatgagattgtatatatatatcattttggggggggggggggtcatgaccctgagtattatatattttgtagaaTTGGAGTTATACAAAACATGAGTAGCGTAAGCTACTATTAGATTGTCCAGTCAAATTAGGGTTAACAGGAACTTACTGTTCCATATACcatgtttttatttaacaatactaAGATGACAGAATTAGATTATTAATTAGGCACAATTAGTCAAGACAGTTTATTGTTTTAGTCACAAATGTATCCATATTCCTCAGAAACAGGCTTTGCTAGGCAAATCTAGCCGGATACTACTCTTACACTTGAATTGCATCACTCTGAGTTTCATTTTTCATGAGGCAGGCTGACCCCTTTATTTTAGAGGCCTGGTGTTGTTTTGAATAATTACTGTACTGAATTCCATCAAAGAATACCTATGAATGGGATACATTGTGATTTGAAGAAGCTACTTATTACCATCTTTTGTCTGCCTGGATGAATAGTAATTATGAGGTCATAATTACAGGCCTGATCATCAGTTACTGATATGAGTTCAAATCAGGTGGGTGGGTGAACAGAGTCAACAAATGCCCATGTACTCAGTCAGCGCACTGTTTTGAGCCGTCTAATAGAACTTGCAGTCTATTATTGTTACAGAAATTGCTCCAcatgattaaattttttattaggaAACACAAGTACCCTTTAGATTATGACTGTTCTGAAAGCCATATTAAATGACAAAATGAGCATAAATCATAGAGCACTAAATTAATTATGACTGTAATCTAGGCCACAGCTTGACTTCAGTATGCCAGGTTTAACATGAAAAGCTTATTCACATCACTAAATGTATGGCtaattaaatttgatttgatgCCAAGCGAGGTCATGGTGTACAGCTTTTAATCTTGATGCTCTATCACATGCCTCTttaacattaaagacatttactgaTCTTAAATAACATGATTACTATAACAGTGACATTCTGATAATGTGACAAatctaaaacacatttaaacttaaactaaaaaaacTTCTCTTTATTCACTGCACTGAAAAAAGCCCTCCCGTGAACTATACAAATAGATAAAttgatttgtatatatataaagaaagagagagagagattaaatatatttattttaaaatatttaaaaatgtaatttatttagaaactaagcattaaattggtcaaaagtgaaagtaaatacattgataatgtatataaaataaaaatataaaataatattataaaatatttcaattcaaaatctatcagattccacaaaaatataaagcagcaaaacagAGTTCAGCATTGATACTAAGAACAATTGATAACTGAGCCCAAATAATACTTAATgataattgagcaccaaatcagcatattagaatgatttttgtatAATAGTGATATTGAAGACTGGAGcagtggctgctgaaaattcaacttcaccatcacaggagtaaattacatttcaaaacagtACTGTATTTTGGATTGAATAAATATAGCCTGGGTGagaattgaaatattttaagtatTCCAAAAAgttcaaaattttatattataatgatattatattataacaaatGCATGCAGCACATCATTAGCACATCTGTTCAGTGATGCACTTAATGCATTCAGATGCATTCAGTCTGAGTAACAGCCTGTATACACTATACATGTTAGTATTCATAGTGTACTCATGTGAAACATCACTGACACACTTTAGGGTATGATACAAAACTGAGTCAGACTCTTGGCCCAGTTCCAATCCACGATGAATCCAGTTCATTGTGTGGAGCTTTAAAGTCTTATCATCAAAATCTGTGGTATGGCCGGATGCAAAATTTTGTTGTTATATTTGGAAACTAATAGTTTAAATAACTCCCAGGTCTAATCACTGACTCACAATAGcctgtaaacatttatataatgcatttagcaatttcatattgcaatattatatttattttccgTGTTATCATGCGCAATGTGAATTTTTGTAATTTATCACAATACAAATGTTTGCCTCTTAACAATTACCTGGCAAAACTAATCAATGAACACTACTTGAACACATTATCTAATTTGTATGAACTGATTCTGTTGCATGACTACAATAAATGATTTATGTCTCGCTCCCCTGTGTTTCTCACTTCTAACAATTCTTAATAAGCTCTGGGGCCTGTGAGTATCAGCACTACAGTTCCTCACGTAAAAAGCTGTGTAAATTTGTAATCAAAAAGAGATTATGTAGCATCCAACATGGAATTGTTGTACATTTGAAGGCCTGCTTTCCTTTTAGATGTATTTTTTATCAGGCTCTTGTTAACATTCTTGCAGAAGGAAGCATTCTGAAGGGTTATATTTTGTATGCAGGGCTTGAACTCGAGCGGATGATCAGCAACACCTGATTCACACTGAGGCAACTGATTCATCTGGGCCAATGAGAGCGTGTATGTTAGTGTGGGTAGAAGGGGGTGGGGTGTTGCTTTGTGACTCATTAGCCTTGCAGCATCTGGTTTTGGTGCGCTTCTACTGATTCAAATAGATTACTAGAGACATCCCAGAGACGTCATTATTTGGTTTGAAGCCTGAAGCTAAATGGTATTGTCTTACTCACCCTTAAATTGTATTTCTGCATAGGAGAAAGGCTTAGAAAGAATGGCTGTTGAATGTGACCTATATTCACAAATAGATCAGACACAGCCCCAACACTGCGTGGGATTCATATGGCATGTACCTAGTGCATTTGTTTAAGTGTATGctcaattaatcaaatcaaaccaGTTTACTTCAGTAAGATGGCTTTGATGAATTCTGgttcatttacatatttagtattaatatttatttccaGATAACAAATACATTAGAGCATTAGCATTAGAGGGTTTCCCAAATTGGGTTCATGAGGAAAGTGCAGTGGGTttgtgagttgatgaaaagctaataataaaTTCCCTCAaatcaaaagtaaataaataaatgtggctGCACATTAATTGCTATCTGATTCAATATTTAGTGCCCCAGCATCACATAATtcacagtaaaagcagtaaactTCATCTCTTCTTATGGGGTAAGTTAAACATGCATTAGGGAATACAGAGTGTGCAAGGTTTCTTTATTTACACACTTAATTTGTATAATTTCCAACATTTTGTGGACAAAAGTTTAAAGCTTTACAAGCTTGAGGATttgaaatatatgtaaaaaaaattggagtaaaaatggaataaaaatgtcaaatataataaaatttgatttgattctaATGATCAAATATTCAtggtttattttacagtacaattgtaatttataaaggtttttcaATTGGTTTGAGTCCAATTGAAGGTTtaactgcaaaaacaaaacacttactAACAAAAgattaaatactttatttattaactGGTGTGTCTTGtgactattaaagggatagttcacccaaaaatgaaaattagcccatgatttactcatcctcagggcATCTTAGGCATATCTGACATTCCTCTTTCAGactaatccaatcggagttatattaaaaattctaAACTTCTAAACTGTATAATGGCAGGGAATGGTGCCCCTATTTTTGAAGctgaaaaagtgcatccatccatcataaaatacCTCTACACTGCTCCGGGTTGTTAATAAGTGGAGAAGCGAAATGATATGAATGCAAAACGATGctttagtgtaaaaaaaatattgatttttaaaattatataaactgtAATCTCCAGCTTCCGGTTGCTCAGGCAGGTGCATTCACAACAAGGTGTTCGAGCGTATGACGTAGGCGTAGAGGAAGGTGCAACGTAAACGGAAAGTGCAACAATTGGTCAGCGCTGTGCGAGCTAACATTGCGGCCacttgacaggccactgctgcgtgtcgtcacgaaagcttatcattttcatgggtttttaagcctgaccactttccaatttaaacattcaaaagtgtttcaatcattcaaacacaagacgcggaaaatctCAACTCgtgcgctgtgttcggtgtgcaCCCATCTCACAGTCTCAGAGCCGCGTCTCCCAGACAGCAACACTAAACCGAGCCctcctttgcgaagttctcctcgaacttcctcctgcacctgaacgaacaaacacaaatcgcagtttaaacaaacagaaaaggatgtgaaaaagcccatttcagcaccaTGGCGTtttggtgttcagggctcacgcagagagaggc encodes:
- the plekho1a gene encoding pleckstrin homology domain-containing family O member 1-A is translated as MKKSHLVKRGLQDANQPSSQPDKVGWIRRFSGKGIFREIWRNRFVMLKGDHLYIFEKEMKNDGKTHEVFDLAQYERSEELRKAKSHSKKNHSRFTLLRCQRPGNKSPNLVFLAVSPEEKESWISVLNNAITRAKNRVLDEVTIEEESLLAHPTRDRAKIPLGRRLPTRGHLMAVGSASSDGMLTLDLVNEEDAGMLDDDQDGWLKDHLAPGRRRAGTDASRPPASITDSKVKTSSLPRRSEFSWSHENQPHTPQNEKKLAQGRNRCASMDDALSRGERKPNKKNGVQATLAQSPTSHLQELISQRLQRTQELLAEIQEQEPQRGRMGSYSYLRVIDSPRLRHLKGSDSPHSKGSSSHSSPHSKGTDSPSVRVRDSPGSKGKESPHVKSKDSPRFKSSKSPHSKSALRSKSIDSPDSKESSSPHTKCIDLTHIKGSDSPLSTGSNSPPMKSTDPAFFRISYSPQFKSMKGADSPLSEALDWDSRRAAAERLLQEAISSWREAREVLAEVKELQARQQRAEHSKTGTFTTPSQNRKQKSP